One window of the Candidatus Deferrimicrobium sp. genome contains the following:
- a CDS encoding ABC transporter permease → MRRYLLGRILRTVPVVFGVVTVVFLLIHLLPGDPVEIMLGESAVPAQKEELRRELHLDRPILSQYASFLAGIPRGNLGVSFRSREPVLAEIARRIPATVLLAATSIAVAVFVALPLGVLAAMRRGKAADYLSGFAAMLSLSIPNFLLGPLLVLLFSVQLGLLPVSGYGAGRPLVLPAVTLGTGMAALLTRMVRATLLEELRKEYVTAATARGLPYR, encoded by the coding sequence ATGAGGAGATATCTTCTCGGCCGCATCCTGCGAACCGTTCCGGTGGTGTTCGGGGTGGTGACCGTCGTCTTCCTGCTGATCCACCTTCTTCCGGGGGATCCCGTCGAGATCATGCTGGGGGAGAGCGCCGTCCCGGCGCAGAAGGAAGAGTTGCGCCGGGAGTTGCATCTCGACCGCCCGATTCTTTCCCAGTATGCCTCGTTCCTCGCGGGAATTCCGCGCGGGAATCTCGGGGTGTCGTTCCGAAGCCGGGAGCCGGTCCTCGCCGAGATCGCCCGCCGGATTCCCGCCACCGTCCTTCTCGCAGCGACCTCGATCGCCGTGGCGGTCTTCGTCGCCCTGCCGCTCGGGGTGCTGGCGGCGATGCGACGCGGGAAAGCCGCGGACTACCTGTCGGGGTTCGCGGCGATGCTCTCCCTGTCCATCCCGAACTTTCTCCTCGGGCCTTTGCTCGTGCTTCTCTTCTCCGTGCAGCTGGGACTTCTCCCCGTGTCGGGGTACGGCGCGGGCCGCCCGCTGGTGCTGCCCGCCGTCACGCTCGGGACCGGAATGGCCGCCTTGCTGACCCGGATGGTCCGTGCGACGCTACTGGAGGAGCTCCGGAAAGAGTACGTGACGGCCGCGACCGCGCGGGGTCTTCCGTACCGGT
- a CDS encoding ABC transporter substrate-binding protein, with translation MDLVLRCFQALAPALAGEQPLKRHRRTFFPFLPVFLTVALWGCAQKLPIDEGRMVIALPGSPVNVDPRIATDAYGEQLLQLTHASLVGRDASGEPLPDLAQRWESPDPLTYVFHLRPGLRFHDGRPLTSADVRYTFAWILDAANRSPHRGLYRHVAAIETPDPRTVVFRLSEPFAPFLSMMVRGIVPSGSPARGYAPPVGAGPYKIDDLSPDGEATLSAFDGYYGGPPAIRAVTVKFVPDSNVRFLELKMGSVDFTLNGVDPDLLPAAERSGRLVVEEGPGGNVTYLGFNLRDRPLSDARVRRAIALAIDRESIVRTIWKERADLVSSILPPGTWAHDPDLPAVRFDPIRARRLLDEAGYPDPDGEGPLPRLRLTYKTSQNEVRRRVATVIQEQLRQVGIIVEIQSLEWGSFFSDIKKGNFQIYSLTWVGIADPDIFHHAFHSRSAPPDGANRGGYSDAEIDRLTEAARREPSREKRRETYRRVQRILARDLPVLPLWASRNLLVRDRRLTGFSLTPDESYGSVRAMRIVPVPLTPSAGGRR, from the coding sequence ATGGACCTAGTGCTCCGCTGTTTCCAGGCTCTCGCTCCTGCCTTGGCCGGCGAACAGCCGCTGAAGCGTCACCGGCGGACATTTTTCCCTTTTCTTCCGGTTTTCCTCACCGTCGCGCTGTGGGGTTGCGCGCAGAAGCTGCCGATCGACGAGGGACGGATGGTGATCGCGCTGCCCGGATCGCCCGTGAACGTCGACCCGCGGATCGCGACCGACGCCTACGGCGAGCAGCTTCTTCAGTTGACCCACGCCTCCCTCGTCGGCCGCGACGCCTCCGGCGAGCCCCTCCCCGACCTCGCGCAGCGGTGGGAGTCGCCCGACCCCCTGACGTATGTATTCCACTTGCGGCCGGGGTTGCGGTTCCACGACGGGCGGCCGCTCACCTCCGCCGACGTGCGGTACACCTTCGCATGGATCCTCGATGCCGCGAACCGGTCGCCCCACAGGGGGCTGTATCGACACGTCGCCGCGATCGAGACCCCCGATCCGCGGACGGTCGTCTTCCGCCTCTCCGAACCGTTCGCCCCGTTCCTCTCCATGATGGTGCGCGGCATCGTCCCCTCGGGAAGCCCGGCGCGGGGCTATGCGCCCCCCGTGGGGGCGGGGCCCTACAAGATCGACGACCTCTCCCCCGACGGCGAGGCGACCCTTTCGGCATTCGACGGGTATTACGGCGGTCCGCCCGCAATCCGCGCGGTGACGGTCAAATTCGTCCCCGACAGCAACGTGCGCTTCCTCGAACTGAAGATGGGGAGCGTAGACTTCACCCTCAACGGGGTCGACCCCGACCTGCTCCCGGCGGCGGAGCGGTCCGGACGGCTCGTCGTCGAGGAAGGACCCGGGGGGAACGTCACGTATCTCGGCTTCAATCTCCGGGACCGGCCGCTCTCCGACGCAAGGGTGCGACGCGCGATCGCCCTCGCGATCGACCGGGAATCGATCGTCCGGACGATCTGGAAGGAGCGTGCAGACCTCGTCTCCTCGATCCTCCCCCCGGGAACCTGGGCCCACGATCCGGATCTCCCCGCGGTGCGGTTCGACCCGATACGGGCGCGGCGCCTCCTCGACGAAGCCGGATACCCCGATCCCGATGGCGAGGGACCTCTCCCCCGACTCCGGTTGACGTACAAGACATCGCAGAACGAAGTGCGCCGGCGCGTCGCGACCGTGATCCAGGAGCAGCTTCGACAGGTCGGAATTATCGTTGAAATTCAATCCCTTGAGTGGGGATCCTTCTTCTCCGACATCAAGAAAGGAAATTTCCAGATCTACAGCCTTACCTGGGTCGGGATCGCGGATCCCGACATCTTCCACCATGCCTTCCATTCACGGAGCGCTCCCCCCGATGGCGCGAATCGCGGGGGCTATTCCGACGCCGAGATCGACCGCCTGACGGAAGCCGCGCGGCGCGAACCGTCACGGGAAAAACGACGGGAGACGTACCGGCGGGTGCAGCGGATCCTTGCGCGCGACCTGCCGGTGCTCCCGTTGTGGGCGAGCCGGAACCTGCTGGTTCGGGACCGCAGGCTCACGGGTTTTTCGCTCACACCGGACGAAAGCTACGGATCCGTCCGCGCGATGCGGATCGTCCCGGTTCCGTTGACGCCTTCGGCTGGAGGGCGACGATGA
- the ccsB gene encoding c-type cytochrome biogenesis protein CcsB — translation MHTALLKVTALFYLVGAVAYLRFIFTLNERSAKIGRMLLLIGAILHGAGFVARYFVAGYTPITSLFESLSFSAFAIVCVFLAFELTYHLRVLGAFVAPLAFAFSISAALLPGEVKVLAPALNSYWLPVHVILLFFGNAVFAVAFGAGVMYLLMEKELKRKRMGAIFKRLPSLDVLDDINYRCLTIGFPLLTLGIITGSIWAEYAWGSYWSWDPKEVWSLITWMLYAALLHFRMTVGWRGRKAAIFAIVGFCAILFTFLGVNLLLSGLHTYTNLSG, via the coding sequence ATGCACACTGCGCTGCTCAAGGTCACGGCCCTTTTTTACCTCGTCGGGGCGGTGGCATACCTCCGCTTCATCTTCACGTTGAACGAGCGAAGCGCGAAGATCGGGCGGATGCTGCTGCTGATCGGCGCGATCCTCCACGGAGCGGGGTTCGTCGCCCGCTACTTCGTCGCCGGGTACACCCCGATCACGAGCCTCTTCGAGTCGCTCTCCTTCTCCGCCTTCGCGATCGTGTGCGTCTTCCTCGCCTTCGAGCTCACGTATCACCTCCGTGTGCTCGGGGCGTTCGTGGCGCCATTGGCTTTCGCCTTCAGCATCTCCGCCGCCTTGCTCCCGGGGGAGGTCAAGGTGCTGGCCCCCGCGCTCAACTCGTACTGGCTCCCCGTCCACGTGATCCTCCTGTTCTTCGGCAACGCCGTCTTCGCCGTGGCGTTCGGCGCGGGGGTCATGTACCTGCTGATGGAGAAGGAGCTGAAGCGCAAGAGGATGGGCGCGATCTTCAAGCGGCTGCCGTCTCTCGACGTGCTGGACGACATCAACTACCGCTGCCTGACGATCGGTTTCCCGCTGCTGACCCTGGGAATCATCACGGGATCGATCTGGGCGGAGTACGCCTGGGGCTCCTACTGGAGCTGGGACCCGAAAGAGGTCTGGTCCCTCATCACGTGGATGCTCTACGCCGCGCTGCTCCACTTTCGGATGACCGTCGGCTGGCGTGGCCGCAAGGCGGCGATCTTCGCCATCGTCGGGTTCTGCGCGATCCTGTTCACCTTCCTCGGTGTGAACCTTCTCCTTTCGGGTCTTCACACCTACACGAACCTTTCCGGCTGA